Proteins co-encoded in one Actinomadura luteofluorescens genomic window:
- a CDS encoding M20 metallopeptidase family protein — translation MIDLIALRRRLHQRPELALHLPETRRLVLESLAPLGLRVVTSEKCSSLAVVVSGAAEGPTVLLRADMDGLPVAERADLGYASSNGNMHACGHDLHMAALAGAVHELYRRRDEFAGDVLAVFQPGEEGAGGAALMIAEGVLRTTGRLPVASYGVHVLSFAESGIFYCREGAVMGATIIFDLEIVGRGGHAARPHTALDPISISALVVQAVQTYVAQNSSPADPVVVTVGSMVAGTAANVIPSSALLKVSLRAASTERAQTAYEKIIEIGSAICCAYGLRMDSEIQVRVGPTVSDRAGAELVRRTATELYGAASYEDLVVPEMISEDFSLFLSETGGAFALVGAAVGDASQPLAANHSPEALFDDAVVDKIASFLAELAIRRLQNVSATNGVTG, via the coding sequence TCGACCTCATCGCACTCCGCCGTCGGCTGCACCAGCGGCCCGAGCTCGCCCTGCACCTCCCGGAGACCCGGCGGCTGGTCCTGGAGTCCCTCGCCCCCCTCGGCCTGCGTGTGGTGACGAGCGAGAAGTGCTCCTCCTTGGCGGTCGTCGTCTCGGGAGCCGCCGAGGGGCCGACCGTGCTCCTGCGCGCCGACATGGACGGCCTGCCCGTCGCGGAGAGAGCGGATCTCGGCTACGCCTCGTCGAACGGGAACATGCACGCCTGCGGCCACGACCTGCACATGGCGGCCCTGGCGGGGGCCGTCCACGAGCTGTACCGGCGCCGCGACGAGTTCGCGGGCGACGTGCTGGCGGTCTTCCAGCCCGGCGAGGAGGGAGCCGGCGGTGCCGCACTCATGATCGCCGAGGGCGTCCTCCGGACCACCGGGCGGCTGCCCGTCGCCTCCTACGGCGTGCATGTGTTGTCATTCGCCGAGTCGGGTATCTTCTACTGCCGTGAGGGCGCTGTGATGGGGGCGACCATCATCTTCGATCTTGAGATCGTGGGTCGCGGTGGTCATGCCGCGCGACCGCACACCGCTCTCGACCCCATCTCGATTTCGGCCCTGGTCGTCCAGGCCGTCCAGACCTATGTGGCGCAGAACAGCTCGCCTGCCGATCCTGTCGTCGTCACGGTCGGATCGATGGTCGCGGGAACGGCGGCCAACGTGATCCCGAGCAGCGCTCTGCTGAAGGTGAGCCTGCGGGCGGCGAGCACGGAGAGGGCGCAGACCGCCTACGAGAAGATCATCGAGATCGGATCGGCCATCTGCTGCGCCTACGGCCTGCGCATGGACAGCGAGATCCAGGTCCGGGTGGGGCCGACCGTCAGCGACCGGGCCGGCGCCGAGCTGGTCCGCCGGACCGCCACCGAACTCTACGGCGCCGCATCCTACGAGGACCTCGTCGTCCCGGAGATGATCTCCGAGGACTTCTCTCTCTTCCTCTCCGAGACCGGGGGAGCGTTCGCACTGGTGGGAGCGGCCGTCGGCGACGCCTCGCAGCCGCTGGCGGCCAACCACTCCCCAGAGGCGCTGTTCGACGACGCCGTGGTGGACAAGATCGCGTCCTTCCTCGCCGAGCTGGCCATCAGGCGACTGCAGAACGTTTCGGCAACGAACGGGGTGACAGGCTGA
- a CDS encoding NADPH-dependent FMN reductase: MIKIAMLSGSLRRGSANSAAIRTAARFASESLGAAVEVETGRLGEIPHYSEDAEECGWPEPVRAQRARLASADALLISTPEYNGSVPGVLKNALDWLSRPDGQGVLVGKPVATMSASPSGFGASWAQEHLRFVLTQCGAALINDDPVVLPNAFDALNGAGELVEPAALDAVEALTAMTVAHCAAIVRALPHEDGPRRRYAESYE, translated from the coding sequence ATGATCAAGATCGCGATGTTGTCAGGAAGCCTTCGGAGGGGCTCTGCCAACAGTGCCGCGATCCGCACGGCGGCCCGCTTCGCTTCCGAAAGCCTGGGAGCAGCGGTTGAGGTGGAGACCGGCCGCCTCGGCGAGATCCCTCACTACAGCGAAGACGCCGAGGAGTGCGGTTGGCCGGAGCCGGTCCGTGCCCAGCGGGCCCGGCTGGCCAGCGCCGACGCGCTCCTGATCTCGACGCCTGAGTACAACGGAAGCGTGCCAGGGGTGTTGAAGAACGCGCTGGACTGGCTGTCCAGACCCGATGGACAGGGCGTGCTCGTAGGCAAACCCGTGGCGACCATGAGTGCGTCACCCTCCGGTTTCGGGGCCTCTTGGGCGCAGGAGCATCTCCGGTTCGTCCTGACCCAGTGCGGTGCGGCGCTCATCAATGACGACCCCGTCGTCCTGCCCAACGCGTTCGACGCGCTCAACGGGGCGGGGGAACTCGTCGAGCCCGCCGCCCTCGACGCGGTCGAGGCCCTCACCGCGATGACAGTCGCCCACTGCGCCGCGATCGTCCGAGCTTTGCCCCACGAAGACGGCCCGAGGAGAAGGTATGCCGAGTCATATGAGTGA
- a CDS encoding MerR family DNA-binding transcriptional regulator gives MRPCRSSRSVHPHLRGPLPRALGAAPAKVAEQTGLSVHALRFYAREGLMVGPVQRTIGGRRRYTFRMSTGF, from the coding sequence ATGCGCCCATGCCGCTCATCGAGAAGCGTGCACCCTCACCTACGAGGTCCCCTTCCCCGAGCGCTTGGAGCGGCACCGGCAAAGGTGGCCGAGCAGACCGGGCTCAGCGTGCACGCTCTCCGCTTCTACGCGCGCGAGGGGCTGATGGTCGGACCAGTCCAGCGCACCATCGGCGGTCGGCGACGGTACACCTTTCGAATGTCGACTGGCTTCTGA
- a CDS encoding TetR/AcrR family transcriptional regulator, with the protein MNKKPARKADELLGRIIEIVRRTGLGGFSLDSLAPELGTSSRMLVYHFGSKDELLGRIVYELRNDIVDAFERRPTGTIIEDIDLWWNHYRQNLVDMQFFFHLATRSFEEPDKFTDFSSTAVDLWVSYFYRSLQGVLETDEEAHALARLVLATVRGLMADLLITGDVARVEGSLEEFKSLVRERCGYSAEA; encoded by the coding sequence GTGAACAAGAAGCCCGCCAGGAAGGCGGACGAGCTGCTCGGCAGGATCATCGAGATCGTGCGGAGGACGGGGCTGGGTGGATTCTCCCTGGACAGCCTGGCCCCCGAGCTCGGCACCAGCAGCCGCATGCTCGTCTACCACTTCGGCAGCAAGGACGAACTGCTGGGCCGCATCGTCTACGAACTGCGCAACGACATCGTCGACGCGTTCGAGCGCCGCCCAACCGGGACGATCATCGAGGACATCGACCTGTGGTGGAACCACTACCGGCAGAACCTCGTCGACATGCAGTTCTTCTTCCACCTGGCGACCCGTAGCTTCGAGGAACCCGACAAGTTCACCGACTTCTCCAGCACCGCCGTCGACCTCTGGGTGTCCTACTTCTACCGGAGCCTGCAGGGCGTGCTGGAAACCGACGAGGAGGCGCACGCGCTCGCCCGGCTGGTACTCGCCACCGTCAGGGGCCTGATGGCCGACCTCCTGATCACCGGAGACGTCGCGCGGGTCGAAGGATCGCTGGAGGAGTTCAAGTCGCTGGTCCGCGAACGCTGCGGATACTCGGCCGAGGCCTGA
- a CDS encoding APC family permease encodes MSEGNDAVISDEGHHEAAGLATRALGAWQIVALALASQTPAVALVTVPFLLVVTAGNGSWLGALMAAVATGCVGIAVITFARRYVVTGSLYSYVSYVFGPWARLLVGASLLLGYVALIAGVLLLTGIFAASFVAAIGMHLALGDGGITLFAVLAMVVSAALAYRGLDASVRTAVVLTVATLPVVLLITVATALHTGLALGDQFSLHGATAGGVFQGAAAGGVFLVAFESSAALAVETRHPKRSVPLAVMCIPIVLGSAYMLAAVMQVPGLTAASDALNGGGSPAAVLAEQAGLGTGLATATDLVLAVANIASLIAFVNYGSRFVATLATDGLLPSAMAKVHPRHRSPHVAIIGLSALASVLLLVLVGLFPDDLLTHVFPAISTLTVYMWIIPWALVCIGCVVLVVRERRARPALITAVVVGAAGMLWIYVNGLVNAPAPPVDAMSYVCLIAAGAVFSVFFVLDKRRRRRSTEGEQADSSIAGTAGARAHSDGV; translated from the coding sequence ATGAGTGAGGGCAACGACGCCGTGATCTCCGACGAGGGGCATCACGAGGCCGCCGGGCTCGCCACGCGAGCCCTCGGGGCATGGCAGATCGTTGCCCTGGCGCTCGCGTCGCAGACGCCGGCGGTCGCCCTGGTGACGGTGCCGTTCCTGCTGGTCGTGACGGCCGGGAACGGGAGTTGGCTCGGCGCCCTGATGGCCGCGGTCGCGACCGGCTGCGTGGGGATCGCGGTCATCACTTTCGCAAGGCGGTACGTCGTCACCGGCTCGCTCTACTCCTACGTGTCCTACGTCTTCGGTCCCTGGGCACGGCTGCTGGTGGGGGCCAGCCTCCTGCTCGGCTACGTCGCCCTCATCGCGGGGGTTCTCCTGCTCACCGGCATCTTCGCCGCGAGTTTCGTGGCGGCGATCGGCATGCACCTGGCGTTGGGAGACGGCGGCATCACGCTCTTCGCGGTCCTGGCGATGGTGGTGTCGGCGGCGCTCGCCTATCGCGGTCTGGACGCGAGCGTGCGGACGGCGGTCGTTCTGACGGTGGCCACGCTCCCCGTCGTGCTGCTGATCACGGTCGCCACCGCCCTGCACACCGGGCTGGCCCTGGGGGACCAGTTCTCGCTCCACGGCGCCACGGCGGGCGGAGTCTTCCAGGGCGCCGCCGCGGGCGGTGTCTTCCTCGTAGCGTTCGAGAGTTCGGCCGCCTTGGCGGTCGAGACGCGCCATCCGAAGCGGAGTGTCCCGCTCGCCGTCATGTGCATCCCCATCGTGCTCGGCTCCGCCTACATGCTCGCCGCGGTCATGCAGGTTCCCGGTCTGACGGCCGCCTCGGACGCGCTTAACGGAGGCGGGTCGCCTGCCGCCGTGCTGGCAGAACAGGCCGGTCTCGGCACCGGGCTCGCGACGGCGACCGACCTGGTCCTGGCCGTCGCCAACATCGCCTCGCTGATCGCCTTCGTGAACTACGGCTCACGTTTCGTCGCTACGCTCGCCACGGACGGCCTGCTGCCGTCGGCGATGGCGAAGGTCCACCCCCGCCACCGGAGTCCGCACGTCGCGATCATCGGGCTCTCGGCGCTCGCGTCGGTGCTGCTGCTGGTGCTCGTCGGGCTGTTCCCCGACGATCTGCTGACCCACGTCTTTCCCGCGATCTCCACCCTGACCGTCTACATGTGGATCATTCCCTGGGCCCTCGTCTGCATCGGATGCGTCGTGCTGGTGGTGCGGGAGCGGCGCGCCCGCCCGGCGCTCATCACCGCGGTGGTGGTCGGCGCCGCGGGAATGCTCTGGATCTATGTCAACGGGCTGGTGAACGCGCCGGCTCCGCCTGTGGACGCCATGTCCTACGTCTGCCTCATCGCGGCGGGCGCGGTGTTCAGCGTGTTCTTCGTGCTCGATAAGCGCCGCCGTAGGCGGAGTACCGAAGGAGAGCAGGCCGACTCGTCGATTGCCGGAACGGCGGGCGCCCGAGCGCACTCTGACGGCGTGTGA